A single region of the Salvia splendens isolate huo1 chromosome 18, SspV2, whole genome shotgun sequence genome encodes:
- the LOC121777380 gene encoding phosphoglycerate mutase-like protein AT74H, translated as MADKTPKNRWLPKRIVLLRHGESSDNSGSGDGISPSHSTPLTRRGAEQARQAGTLIKNLLDQSCPSWKIYVYVSPFECTRSTLREMGRAFPASRLIGVREECRVREQDFGNFQDPQKMRQLKEVRDKFGRFFFRFPEGESGADVYDRVSSFLESMWRDIDMQRFPHDGGDEVNLMIVSHGLAIRIFLMRWFRWTVEEFERLKSPKDCEFRVMQLGEGGEYSLAVHHDEERLRAWGLSADMVAEQKLRAGSRSHHEEEESVDEEVLWYRTFFGAADGDDDTAETRGGEEEGLE; from the exons ATGGCTGACAAAACCCCCAAGAACAGGTGGCTTCCCAAGCGCATAGTCCTACTCCGCCACGGCGAGAGCAGCGATAACTCCGGCAGCGGAGACGGCATTTCTCCCAGCCACAGCACCCCGCTGACCCGGCGCGGGGCGGAGCAGGCGAGGCAAGCCGGCACCCTCATCAAAAACCTCCTCGACCAGAGCTGCCCCTCGTGGAAGATCTACGTCTACGTCTCCCCCTTCGAGTGCACGCGATCAACGCTGCGCGAGATGGGCCGCGCCTTCCCCGCCAGCAGGCTGATCGGCGTGAGAGAGGAGTGCCGTGTCCGGGAGCAGGACTTCGGCAACTTCCAGGACCCTCAGAAGATGAGGCAGCTCAAGGAAGTCCGCGACAAATTCGGCCGCTTCTTCTTCCGTTTCCCCGAGGGCGAGTCCGGAGCCGACGTCTACGACCGCGTCTCGA GTTTTTTAGAATCAATGTGGAGGGACATTGATATGCAGAGGTTCCCACACGACGGCGGGGACGAGGTGAATCTGATGATCGTGTCGCACGGGCTGGCGATCCGGATCTTCCTGATGCGGTGGTTCCGGTGGACGGTGGAGGAGTTCGAGCGGCTGAAGAGCCCGAAGGACTGCGAGTTCAGGGTGATGCAGCTCGGGGAGGGAGGCGAGTACAGCCTCGCCGTGCACCACGACGAGGAGAGGCTGAGGGCGTGGGGGCTGTCGGCGGATATGGTGGCGGAGCAGAAGCTGAGAGCTGGATCAAGGAGCCACCATGAGGAGGAGGAATCGGTGGATGAGGAGGTTTTGTGGTATCGCACTTTCTTTGGCGCCGCCGACGGGGATGATGACACGGCGGAGACACGTGGCGGTGAGGAAGAGGGGTTGGAGTAA